A window from uncultured Desulfobacter sp. encodes these proteins:
- a CDS encoding nitrilase-related carbon-nitrogen hydrolase, whose amino-acid sequence MESIVLSRHDATGSIVGHHRKVYLFGDKEKEFFKPGERFDRFELNGCRCGMTICYDIEFPESVRALARQEVKIVFNPTANMLPYVEVPKTLARARALENGVSVVYANLSGEENGLEYTGLSAIIGPDGLDLARAGKGPATIMAVIHPGTDHNSGLIRTPHAWSRP is encoded by the coding sequence ATTGAAAGTATTGTCCTATCAAGACATGATGCAACGGGCAGTATCGTAGGCCATCATCGAAAAGTCTATCTATTCGGCGACAAGGAAAAAGAATTCTTTAAACCGGGAGAACGGTTTGACAGATTTGAACTCAACGGTTGCCGCTGCGGCATGACCATCTGCTATGATATTGAATTTCCCGAGTCTGTTCGCGCCCTTGCCCGGCAGGAGGTTAAAATAGTCTTCAACCCCACGGCAAATATGCTGCCCTATGTTGAAGTGCCCAAAACCCTGGCCCGGGCTCGGGCCCTGGAAAATGGTGTATCCGTCGTCTATGCCAATTTAAGCGGAGAAGAAAACGGCCTTGAATATACGGGCTTAAGTGCCATTATCGGTCCTGACGGACTTGATCTGGCACGGGCGGGCAAAGGGCCCGCCACAATCATGGCCGTTATCCACCCGGGAACAGATCACAATTCCGGGTTAATCCGAACACCTCATGCTTGGTCTCGACCATGA
- a CDS encoding extracellular solute-binding protein, producing MNYLRKSMKLLSQAVAVTIIGLSCITSAHAAGELKLFNWSDYMPQELLDKFSKKYDVKVLQDTYDSNETLLAKLKSGATGYDVAVPGDYMVAILVKEGLLEKVEPNQLSNFKNMKKEINDLLIKARKNWLSITSDGSREMLVSGDAAVSMLWNGMALRARMEKPSLKYAYPKEGMTAWADNLVVLKGAENIENAKLFMNFLLEPENAAALTNFAGYTEGVEGTGPYLDEKFKNARELNPPAGAAQPEFVPPCDADVIRLYDRIWTNLLK from the coding sequence ATGAATTATTTACGAAAATCCATGAAGCTGCTCAGTCAAGCCGTTGCAGTAACCATCATCGGCCTCTCCTGCATCACATCCGCCCATGCCGCAGGCGAACTGAAACTGTTTAACTGGTCCGATTACATGCCCCAGGAACTGCTGGATAAATTCTCCAAAAAATATGACGTAAAAGTCCTCCAGGATACTTACGACAGCAATGAAACCCTGCTGGCCAAGCTGAAATCCGGCGCAACCGGCTATGATGTCGCCGTACCCGGCGATTACATGGTGGCCATCCTGGTCAAAGAGGGGCTGCTGGAAAAAGTAGAACCCAACCAGCTGAGCAACTTCAAAAACATGAAAAAAGAGATCAACGATCTTTTGATCAAAGCCCGGAAAAACTGGCTGAGTATTACATCGGACGGCTCCAGGGAGATGCTCGTATCTGGTGATGCCGCCGTATCCATGCTCTGGAACGGTATGGCGCTCAGGGCCAGGATGGAAAAACCCAGTTTGAAATATGCATATCCCAAAGAAGGCATGACCGCCTGGGCCGACAACCTGGTTGTGCTCAAAGGCGCTGAAAACATAGAAAACGCAAAACTGTTTATGAACTTCTTGCTGGAACCTGAGAATGCTGCGGCATTAACCAACTTTGCAGGCTACACCGAAGGCGTCGAAGGTACAGGCCCCTATCTGGATGAAAAATTTAAGAATGCCCGGGAACTAAACCCGCCTGCAGGCGCAGCCCAGCCGGAGTTTGTACCGCCATGTGATGCCGACGTAATCCGGTTGTATGACAGAATCTGGACCAATTTATTGAAGTAA
- a CDS encoding ABC transporter permease has product MKLDVRHYPGARTITLLCLFVLYAPLLVISIYSFNSLRSITTWGGFTFDWYIKTFNNPSIQSATFHSLIIAFLAATIATAFALAAAMGLLKGRPLKRQGIVIGVLNLPLVIPEIVTAVASLIFFIAIDMTLGLGTVLIAHIVFCIPFAYLPISTRLKDINKRFDEAAFDLYATRSQAFWYVTLPMAMPGLISGFMLAFIVSLDDFIVANMVAGPGATTLPMAIYSLVRIGFTPEINAISTLLLLVSTLLVTVSWFLNRPNSKN; this is encoded by the coding sequence ATGAAACTTGATGTCAGACATTACCCGGGTGCACGGACCATTACCCTGCTGTGCCTGTTTGTATTATACGCCCCCCTGCTTGTGATCAGTATCTACTCGTTTAACTCCCTGCGCTCCATTACCACCTGGGGCGGATTTACCTTTGACTGGTATATCAAGACCTTTAACAACCCGAGCATTCAAAGCGCGACCTTTCACTCGCTGATTATCGCCTTTCTGGCAGCCACCATTGCCACGGCTTTTGCTCTGGCCGCCGCCATGGGGCTGTTAAAAGGCCGGCCGTTGAAACGCCAGGGCATTGTTATCGGGGTCCTTAATCTGCCCCTGGTCATCCCGGAAATTGTTACAGCCGTTGCCAGCCTGATCTTTTTTATTGCCATTGACATGACCTTAGGATTGGGGACGGTTTTGATTGCACATATTGTGTTTTGTATCCCCTTTGCCTACCTGCCCATCTCAACACGCCTGAAAGATATAAACAAACGGTTTGATGAAGCGGCCTTTGATCTTTATGCCACGCGCAGCCAGGCCTTCTGGTATGTCACCCTGCCCATGGCCATGCCCGGGCTGATCTCAGGATTCATGCTGGCGTTTATTGTTTCCCTGGATGACTTCATCGTTGCCAACATGGTGGCGGGCCCCGGGGCAACGACGCTTCCCATGGCCATCTACAGCCTTGTAAGAATCGGGTTTACACCTGAAATCAACGCGATATCGACATTGTTACTGCTGGTCTCCACACTGCTTGTAACCGTGTCATGGTTTCTTAACCGCCCAAATAGTAAAAACTAA
- a CDS encoding ABC transporter permease yields the protein MPEKLSDIPDRHLRKALLTPSLTMIGLFLIVPIAIVAVYSFLRPGTYGGVVWNFSTDAYRQFLFEEDFLTLKLRFSTAYLEIFFRSFTQALTATVLCFIMGFPTAYFIATRSEKTQSLWLFAVTIPYWVNLLIRTVSMLFIIRDQGPVNAFLLNLGLIDAPIKMAYTPFSVALGLFYSYLPFMVLPLYSALSRFDMSLLTAAHDLYASRWAALKHVLVPNVKKRNHIRLSAGVHPFHRGIYCAGSAGRRQTVNDRQSHRASVSGLPELALWRRRLHDPFDHGDAGAADLHLPQ from the coding sequence ATGCCGGAAAAACTTTCAGATATCCCGGACAGGCACTTGAGAAAAGCCCTTCTGACGCCGTCGTTGACCATGATCGGCCTGTTTTTGATCGTCCCCATCGCCATTGTGGCTGTCTATTCATTTCTAAGGCCCGGCACCTATGGCGGGGTGGTATGGAACTTTTCCACCGATGCCTACCGCCAGTTTTTATTTGAAGAAGACTTTTTAACACTGAAACTGCGATTCAGCACCGCCTACCTTGAAATATTCTTCCGCTCATTCACCCAGGCCCTGACGGCAACGGTGCTGTGTTTTATCATGGGATTTCCCACAGCCTATTTCATTGCCACGCGATCGGAGAAGACCCAGAGCCTGTGGTTGTTTGCTGTGACAATCCCCTACTGGGTAAACCTGCTCATAAGAACCGTGTCCATGCTGTTTATTATCCGGGACCAGGGACCTGTCAATGCGTTTTTGCTCAATCTGGGCCTGATAGATGCCCCCATAAAGATGGCGTACACCCCATTTTCCGTGGCGTTGGGCCTTTTCTATTCCTATCTGCCGTTCATGGTTCTTCCCCTATATTCGGCGCTCTCCCGGTTTGACATGTCTTTGTTGACGGCGGCCCACGATCTGTATGCAAGCCGGTGGGCGGCGCTGAAACATGTACTGGTTCCCAATGTAAAAAAACGGAATCATATCCGGCTCTCTGCTGGTGTTCATCCCTTCCATCGGGGCATTTATTGCGCCGGATCTGCTGGGCGGAGGCAAACAGTTAATGATCGGCAATCTCATCGCGCTTCAGTTTCAGGGCTCCCGGAACTGGCCCTTTGGCGCCGCCGTCTCCATGATCCTTTTGACCATGGTGATGCTGGTGCTGCTGATCTTCACCTTCCGCAATAA
- a CDS encoding ABC transporter ATP-binding protein gives MNYGLYANVQFGLKMRGVNKKQRESRADEMLEMVQLDQFADRKPHQLSGGQQQRVALARALAPRPKLLLLDEPLSALDLKLRQSMRLELKKIQEQTGITFVFVTHDQEKALTMSDRIAVISSGRLQQIGTPTQIYEEPINRFVADFIGETNFLEVSILEQKTDSAVVSFSSDATSTPTPAKTVEVPYNHKIFMGPKGILSVRPERIHLTPFSESDPGGFLQGEIKQAIYMGTDTQYVVELPWGQQLLTRRQNTVEHADIFAKNDRVSIGFDTNSTRLLRR, from the coding sequence ATGAATTACGGGTTATATGCCAACGTTCAATTCGGGCTCAAGATGCGCGGGGTCAACAAAAAACAGAGAGAGTCCCGGGCAGATGAAATGCTGGAAATGGTGCAGCTTGACCAGTTTGCAGATCGAAAACCCCATCAGTTGTCCGGCGGCCAGCAGCAGCGGGTGGCCCTGGCAAGGGCATTGGCACCCAGGCCGAAACTGTTGCTGCTGGATGAACCCTTGTCCGCCCTGGACCTGAAACTGCGCCAGTCCATGCGCCTGGAACTCAAAAAAATCCAGGAACAGACGGGCATCACATTTGTATTCGTCACCCATGACCAGGAAAAGGCACTGACCATGTCCGACAGGATCGCGGTGATATCGTCCGGACGCTTGCAACAGATCGGAACACCCACCCAGATTTATGAAGAACCCATCAATAGATTTGTGGCCGATTTTATCGGAGAAACAAACTTTCTTGAGGTGTCCATATTAGAGCAAAAAACAGACAGTGCGGTGGTCTCTTTTTCATCGGACGCCACAAGCACCCCGACGCCAGCCAAAACCGTTGAAGTGCCCTATAACCATAAAATCTTCATGGGCCCCAAAGGCATTTTATCGGTTCGCCCCGAACGTATTCACCTGACGCCTTTTAGCGAAAGCGACCCAGGCGGTTTTCTCCAAGGAGAAATCAAGCAGGCCATCTACATGGGAACGGACACCCAATACGTGGTTGAGCTGCCCTGGGGACAGCAATTGTTGACACGACGGCAGAATACCGTAGAACATGCCGATATTTTTGCAAAAAACGATCGCGTGTCAATCGGGTTTGATACCAACTCCACGCGGCTTTTAAGGAGGTAG
- a CDS encoding helix-turn-helix transcriptional regulator, whose amino-acid sequence MKRTKKSVFMTRPQDKALAWAIKSLDHVDFPQALSHFVSKVVEFDNLIFIVYYKNHNPRVVYREYKDPRVYRDMDSHYVKAAYLLDPFYQAAQDGLQSGVHQIFDLAPDQFKKTSYFLEYYRDTTLVDEFAVFARLGHNTTLTACFGRDHTSNTLFSRQELTAVKNYEHILTALCEQYWKEYVPEEGVGVTLPPVTDRLRTELVNQHNISLSPRQAEVALYILQGHSSLSISLNLDISKETVKVFRKQLYAKCNISSQAELFALLMPIFSML is encoded by the coding sequence ATGAAAAGAACAAAGAAATCAGTGTTCATGACCCGGCCCCAGGATAAAGCCCTGGCCTGGGCGATTAAGTCCCTGGACCACGTGGATTTTCCCCAGGCCCTCAGTCATTTTGTATCAAAGGTGGTCGAATTTGATAACCTGATTTTCATTGTCTACTACAAAAACCATAATCCCCGTGTTGTGTACCGGGAATATAAAGATCCCAGGGTATACCGCGACATGGATTCCCATTACGTGAAAGCGGCATATCTGCTTGATCCCTTTTACCAGGCCGCACAGGATGGGCTGCAAAGCGGTGTTCATCAGATTTTTGATCTTGCCCCCGACCAGTTTAAAAAAACCAGCTATTTTCTGGAATATTACCGGGATACGACCCTGGTGGATGAGTTTGCCGTTTTTGCCCGCCTTGGCCACAACACAACCCTGACCGCCTGTTTCGGGCGGGACCATACCTCCAATACATTATTTTCCAGGCAGGAATTGACGGCCGTAAAAAATTATGAACATATACTCACGGCCTTATGCGAGCAGTACTGGAAAGAGTATGTGCCCGAGGAAGGGGTGGGGGTGACCTTGCCCCCCGTGACGGACCGCCTGAGAACCGAACTGGTCAACCAGCATAATATCTCTTTGAGTCCAAGGCAGGCAGAGGTAGCATTATACATATTGCAGGGACACTCGTCTTTGTCGATTTCTTTGAATCTTGATATCAGCAAAGAGACCGTGAAGGTGTTTAGAAAGCAGCTTTATGCCAAATGCAACATCAGTTCCCAGGCGGAACTGTTCGCATTGCTGATGCCGATATTTTCCATGTTATGA